From Phenylobacterium montanum, the proteins below share one genomic window:
- a CDS encoding NAD(P)-dependent oxidoreductase — protein MKTAFVGLGVMGFPMARHLKSAGHEVSVYNRSPEKARRFVAEVGGSTAETLAEAVRGCELVALCVGNDDDVRECLGKILPVIAPGGVVVDHTTTSAKIAREAAAEARITGAWFVDAPVSGGQAGAEAGQLSIMCGGDEEGFAKAEPVIAAYAKAIRRIGGPGAGQLCKMVNQICIAGVVQGLAEAVHFAKTAGIDTDLVLEAVSKGAAQSWQMENRWKTMVQGQFEFGFAVDWMRKDLGLVLDEARSNGARLEVTALVDQFYAEVQSMGGRRWDTSSLAARLER, from the coding sequence ATGAAGACGGCGTTCGTCGGCCTCGGCGTGATGGGCTTTCCCATGGCGCGCCACCTCAAGTCCGCGGGCCACGAGGTCAGCGTCTACAACCGCAGCCCGGAAAAGGCGCGCCGATTTGTCGCCGAAGTGGGCGGCTCGACCGCCGAGACCCTGGCCGAGGCGGTCAGGGGCTGCGAGCTGGTGGCGCTCTGTGTCGGCAACGACGACGACGTGCGTGAATGCCTGGGCAAGATCCTGCCGGTGATCGCGCCGGGCGGGGTCGTGGTCGACCACACCACCACCTCGGCCAAGATCGCGCGCGAGGCGGCGGCGGAAGCGCGCATCACCGGCGCCTGGTTCGTCGACGCCCCCGTCTCCGGCGGCCAGGCGGGCGCCGAGGCCGGCCAGCTGTCGATCATGTGCGGCGGCGACGAGGAGGGTTTTGCGAAGGCTGAGCCGGTGATCGCCGCCTACGCCAAGGCCATCCGCCGCATCGGTGGGCCGGGCGCCGGGCAGCTCTGCAAGATGGTCAACCAGATCTGCATCGCCGGCGTGGTCCAGGGCCTGGCCGAGGCCGTCCACTTCGCCAAGACCGCCGGCATCGACACCGATCTGGTGCTGGAGGCCGTCTCCAAGGGCGCCGCCCAGTCCTGGCAGATGGAGAACCGCTGGAAGACCATGGTCCAGGGCCAGTTCGAGTTCGGCTTCGCCGTCGACTGGATGAGGAAGGACCTGGGCCTGGTGCTGGACGAGGCCCGCTCGAACGGCGCGCGGCTGGAGGTCACCGCGCTGGTCGACCAGTTCTACGCCGAGGTGCAGTCGATGGGCGGGCGGCGGTGGGATACGTCGAGTCTGGCGGCGCGGCTGGAGCGATAG
- a CDS encoding flagellar motor protein MotB, whose amino-acid sequence MSVSDRPVMIKKVKKVVGGGHHGGAWKVAYADFVTAMMAFFLLMWLINTTSPQQKRGIADYFAPASVSQSTSGSGGILAGTALGDDGVKSNGSASAIDQLAPQAPPNPKENGQSSTQAGGSGASADQAARDALTKHEDAELQSAAQSLRQAMQQMPELAELSKQVLIDQTPEGLRIQLIDQEGRSMFEPGASRPNDRAKLLLRAVAKIAAQLPNRITIAGHTSASATGVKAAGDWSLSSSRADASREVLQQAGIDADRIYQVSGKAASDPLFPDDPTLPGNRRITIVLLHESPVLPPGQHP is encoded by the coding sequence ATGTCTGTCAGCGACAGACCCGTGATGATCAAAAAGGTCAAGAAGGTCGTTGGCGGCGGGCACCACGGCGGCGCCTGGAAGGTCGCCTACGCCGACTTCGTCACCGCCATGATGGCGTTCTTCCTCTTGATGTGGCTGATCAATACGACGAGCCCGCAGCAAAAGCGCGGCATCGCCGACTATTTCGCCCCGGCCAGCGTCTCGCAGTCCACCTCCGGCTCCGGCGGCATCCTGGCCGGCACCGCGCTCGGCGACGACGGGGTCAAGTCCAACGGCTCGGCCAGCGCCATCGACCAGCTGGCCCCCCAGGCCCCGCCCAATCCCAAGGAGAACGGCCAGTCCAGCACCCAGGCCGGCGGTTCGGGCGCCTCGGCGGACCAGGCGGCCCGGGACGCCCTGACCAAGCACGAGGACGCCGAACTGCAGAGCGCGGCCCAGTCCCTGCGCCAGGCCATGCAGCAGATGCCGGAACTGGCCGAGCTGTCCAAGCAGGTGCTGATCGACCAGACGCCCGAGGGCCTGCGCATACAGCTGATCGACCAGGAAGGCCGCTCGATGTTCGAGCCCGGCGCCAGCCGGCCCAACGACCGCGCCAAGCTGCTCCTGCGCGCGGTGGCCAAGATCGCCGCCCAGCTGCCCAACCGTATCACCATCGCCGGCCACACCAGCGCCAGCGCCACCGGGGTCAAGGCCGCCGGCGACTGGTCCCTGTCCTCGTCCCGCGCCGACGCCTCGCGCGAAGTGCTGCAGCAGGCCGGCATCGACGCCGACCGGATCTATCAGGTCTCGGGCAAGGCGGCGTCCGACCCGCTGTTCCCGGACGATCCCACCCTGCCCGGGAACCGCCGCATCACCATCGTGCTGCTGCACGAGTCGCCGGTGCTGCCGCCCGGGCAGCATCCATAA
- a CDS encoding arginyltransferase, translating into MTHHFATRQLRFFLTAPSPCPYLPDREERKVFAHLPLSDGATINDALTQIGFRRSQNIAYRPACERCDACVSARIPAFDYIFSKSERRVLDRNRDLKRHLVEAEATLEQFDLLRRYLLARHAEGGMADMTWPDYVAMVEDTAARTHLIEYRLASGDGGPGDLIGCVLIDVLSDGLSMVYSFYDPDMAKRSLGSFIILDHVIQACGADLPYVYLGYWVNGSPKMAYKARFQPIEVLRAGGWTLMQQQPAVSEKR; encoded by the coding sequence GTGACCCACCATTTTGCGACGCGACAGCTTCGGTTCTTCCTGACGGCGCCGTCGCCGTGCCCCTATCTGCCCGACCGCGAAGAACGCAAGGTCTTCGCCCATCTGCCGCTGTCTGACGGCGCCACCATCAACGACGCCCTGACCCAGATCGGCTTCCGTCGCTCGCAGAATATCGCCTATCGCCCCGCCTGCGAGCGCTGCGACGCCTGCGTCTCGGCGCGGATCCCGGCGTTCGACTACATCTTCTCCAAGTCCGAGCGGCGGGTGCTGGACCGAAACCGCGACCTGAAGCGGCACCTGGTCGAGGCCGAGGCGACGCTGGAGCAGTTCGACCTTCTGCGCCGCTACCTCCTCGCCCGCCACGCCGAGGGCGGCATGGCCGACATGACCTGGCCCGACTATGTGGCCATGGTCGAGGACACCGCCGCCCGCACCCACCTGATCGAATACCGCCTGGCCTCCGGCGATGGCGGCCCGGGCGACCTCATCGGCTGCGTGCTGATCGACGTGCTGTCTGACGGCCTTTCCATGGTCTACAGCTTCTACGATCCCGACATGGCCAAGCGCAGCCTGGGCTCGTTCATCATCCTGGACCATGTGATCCAGGCCTGCGGCGCCGATCTGCCCTACGTCTATCTGGGCTACTGGGTGAACGGCAGCCCCAAGATGGCCTACAAGGCCCGCTTCCAGCCGATCGAGGTGCTGCGCGCGGGGGGTTGGACGCTGATGCAACAGCAGCCGGCGGTGAGCGAGAAGCGGTAG